The nucleotide sequence GTTACTTTCGCCGTCTGAGTGTGCGCTCGACCTGTGCGCTCGACCTCTCTTGCCTCCTGTCGTCGNNNNNNNNNNNNNNNNNNNNNNNNNNNNNNNNNNNNNNNNNNNNNNNNNNNNNNNNNNNNNNNNNNNNNNNNNNNNNNNNNNNNNNNNNNNNNNNNNNNNNNNNNNNNNNNNNNNNNNNNNNNNNNNNNNNNNNNNNNNNNNNNNNNNNNNNNNNNNNNNNNNNNNNNNNNNNNNNNNNNNNNNNNNNNNNNNNNNNNNNNNNNNNNNNNNNNNNNNNNNNNNNNNNNNNNNNNNNNNNNCAGCAGGATCTGGGTGGCCTCGGGCTTGCCGGCATCTGCCGCGAGGTCACCCGAGTCCTCTGCGCCACCATCTTCAATTCctcctgcttaggtcccatgctgcTCTCCCTCATCTTGCCCTGCGCCAATGACGTCCTTAGCTCCCGCGTCGACTCCAACCAAGAcagcctcctccgcctcgccgcgtaCTGGGCCGCCTTACTTCTCTTCAAGCTCCTCTACTTTGGTCTCTGCTACGTGTTCACGCTCTTCTGCACCTGCGCCTACGTGTTCCTAGTCGCTTCTCTCTATTGCACCGGCGGCGATTTCGCCGCCGCCAATCACGGCCGCCACGCCCTCCCAGTCGACCCGTCCAGGCGGCTTAATcgcaccttcttcttcctcgcaaTCCCTCTACTGATCACATTCTACGCCGGCGCCCAAGCCTGGATCGCGCTCCAGCAGCTGGACGCTCCGGGCGTGGTCACCCTGCCGCTGCAGCTCATGGGCGGGGCCGCGTGCCTTGCCGGCGCCGCGTACGCCGCCGTCGTCTGCCAGCTGGCCTGCGTGGTCTCCCTCCTCGAGGACGCCTGGCTTCTCACCGCCATACGCAGGAGCCGCGCGCTCCTCGCCGGCaagttctggccggcggcggccATCTTCCTCACGCTCGACGCCTGCATCGTGGCTCTGCTAATGGCCTACACGGTTCTGGTGGTGGCGGTGCGCGACGCGCTGGGGCTGCGTCTCGCTTTCCTGCTGGCTGCGGGAGTTGGGATGACAGTCGCTCTGTGGGCGGTGCTCGTCGTCACGCTGGTGGCGCAGCCGGTGGTGTACCTCGTCTGCAAGAACCACCACCACGAGGTCGTTGACAACGTCCACCTCAACTACGTCGGAGAGTACGAGCGGCTCGCCGTCGACGGCGACAATGGCGTGGAGCTGCAGCCGGCGCCGCAGGTCACTACAACTGCCTAGTCCATCCAGTTCAGTGAGTCCCCGGCCCCCAGACCCCAGCCGGCAGTACTACTACTCTATTCATTCTTGGATTTGAGAGACAATTAAAAGTACTACTCCTATGTTTTGAGACAATTAGTAAGTGCGTTAGCTACCTTCATCACAGTTTGAATGTATTAGTCGTATGATGACTACATCTCATCCGATTTTGGCACATCATGTGTGTTTGGTTCTTGTATATATTTGTGTGACGCTGTGAGCTAGTATAATTGTTGAGCTTATTAACTTTAGTAGTACTCTCTTTTATTTACTCTGTGTATTAGCTTCGATTGGCGTTAAATTTTACTATAAGGTTTGATCAAGTTTGTAGAAATTGATATAAACATTTATAATAAAAAATCATTATGATGTGAAAATATACTCAATAATGAATCTATAGTATTGATTTGGTGGTGTATGTGCTAATACATTTTTCGACAAACCTGGTGAAAAATTATAAATTTGACTAGACAAAGCTAACTAATTACTCGGCTAGTATaaccgtatgtagttcatattgaaatctttgaaaaaacttacatttaggaatgaagggagtatgtaTATGCGAAAAAACGGAGGGATACATGCATTTGACCCATTTGTCACATTTTCGTTTGTACGTGAAATTTTATACATGAGTAGAATACTCGGCTAGTTTTGGAATTGCCGGTTATTTTTAATATTCTTTAAAATTCGTCTGTGGAtccgaaagaaaaataaaattctgTGTCCATGGCTAAACGGCATGGACGTCGTTCGGCGGTGACACGAAACCTAAGCGCCCGCTAGTTGTCCGGTCCGATATTTGCGTGTCGACGCCTCCTCGATCATCAACCGCTTTGGTGGCCATGGTGGCGTATCCAAAGAATAATATGCTCCTACCGCTAGCAGTTGACGCGTGCAGTAAAGTAGTAAAACGATGAGAAGATGAAAAGCGTGTTGTGCTGGTACAGAAACTAGCTCGACCAGTCTAGTGCTGGAAAAAGTCCATTTTGAACCTTGAATTTGTAAGGGTTCGGCGAAACGAATTCTAAGTCGAAATTCCGGTCAATTGCACcctgaactatgcaatcccggtctaaattaAACCCTAGCAAAAGTCAACCGGGATTTGTCTAGCTATTGGACGAAGGAGC is from Triticum aestivum cultivar Chinese Spring chromosome 1B, IWGSC CS RefSeq v2.1, whole genome shotgun sequence and encodes:
- the LOC123087790 gene encoding uncharacterized protein (The sequence of the model RefSeq protein was modified relative to this genomic sequence to represent the inferred CDS: added 18 bases not found in genome assembly), with amino-acid sequence MDWVAEQQDLGGLGLAGICREVTRVLCATIFNSSCLGPMLLSLILPCANDVLSSRVDSNQDSLLRLAAYWAALLLFKLLYFGLCYVFTLFCTCAYVFLVASLYCTGGDFAAANHGRHALPVDPSRRLNRTFFFLAIPLLITFYAGAQAWIALQQLDAPGVVTLPLQLMGGAACLAGAAYAAVVCQLACVVSLLEDAWLLTAIRRSRALLAGKFWPAAAIFLTLDACIVALLMAYTVLVVAVRDALGLRLAFLLAAGVGMTVALWAVLVVTLVAQPVVYLVCKNHHHEVVDNVHLNYVGEYERLAVDGDNGVELQPAPQVTTTA